From the Helicobacter pylori genome, one window contains:
- a CDS encoding polyprenyl synthetase family protein, whose amino-acid sequence MSNPNLSFYYNECERFESFLKNHHLHLEGFHPYLEKAFFEMVLNGGKRFRPKLFLAVLCSLVGKKDYLNQQTEYFKIALSIECLHTYSLIHDDLPCMDNAALRRNHPTLHAKYDETTAVLIGDALNTYSFELLSNSLLESRIIVELVKILSANGGIKGMILGQALDCYFENTPLNLEQLTFLHEHKTAKLISASLIMGLVASGINDEELLKWLQAFGLKMGLCFQVLDDIIDVTQDEEESGKTTHLDGAKNSFVNLLGLEKASGYAQTLKTEVLNDLNALEPTYLSLQENLNALLNTLFKGKT is encoded by the coding sequence ATGAGTAACCCTAATTTGTCCTTTTATTATAATGAGTGCGAGCGTTTTGAAAGCTTTTTAAAAAACCATCATTTACACCTTGAAGGCTTCCACCCTTATTTGGAAAAAGCCTTTTTTGAAATGGTGCTTAATGGGGGCAAAAGGTTCCGCCCTAAGCTTTTTTTAGCCGTGCTTTGCTCTTTAGTGGGTAAAAAAGATTATCTTAACCAACAAACAGAATATTTTAAAATCGCTTTAAGCATTGAATGCTTGCACACTTATTCGCTCATTCATGACGATTTGCCTTGCATGGATAACGCCGCTTTAAGAAGAAACCACCCCACTTTACACGCCAAATACGATGAAACCACAGCCGTTTTAATCGGCGATGCGCTCAACACCTACTCTTTTGAATTGCTCTCAAATTCTTTACTAGAAAGCCGTATCATTGTGGAATTAGTCAAAATCTTAAGCGCTAATGGGGGGATTAAGGGCATGATTTTAGGGCAGGCTTTGGATTGCTATTTTGAAAACACGCCCTTAAATTTAGAGCAGCTCACTTTCTTACACGAGCATAAAACCGCTAAATTGATTAGTGCAAGCCTGATTATGGGGCTTGTTGCGAGCGGCATTAACGATGAAGAGCTTTTAAAATGGCTTCAGGCTTTTGGGTTAAAAATGGGTCTTTGTTTTCAAGTGCTAGATGATATTATAGACGTTACACAAGATGAAGAAGAAAGCGGTAAAACCACTCATTTAGACGGCGCTAAAAACAGCTTCGTGAATTTGTTAGGGCTAGAAAAGGCAAGCGGTTACGCTCAAACTTTAAAAACAGAGGTTTTAAACGATTTGAATGCATTAGAACCTACTTATCTTTCATTGCAAGAAAATTTAAACGCATTATTGAACACTCTATTTAAAGGCAAGACATGA
- the htpX gene encoding zinc metalloprotease HtpX, whose amino-acid sequence MTNFEKIIAQNRLKTNAVLTTYCVIFAFIGLLVDAIRINANDLGIALFKLITFQIFPTITIIMFLVAFVIILVCIQNFSSIMLSGDEYKLIDPSKVLSSKENQIHRLLLELLEEAKLHFEPKLYIINAPYMNAFASGWDESNSLIALTSALIEKLDRDELKAVIAHELSHIRHNDIRLTMCVGILSNIMLLVANFSVYFFMGNRKNSGANLARMILWVLQIILPFLTLILQMYLSRTREYMADSGAAFLMHDNKPMIRALQKISNDYTNNDYKEIDKNSTRSAAYLFNAEMFSTHPSVKNRIQSLRRRVI is encoded by the coding sequence ATGACGAATTTTGAAAAGATTATCGCGCAAAACAGGCTCAAAACGAACGCGGTTTTAACCACTTATTGCGTAATTTTTGCTTTTATCGGGTTGTTGGTGGATGCTATTAGAATCAACGCTAATGATTTAGGCATAGCCCTTTTTAAACTCATCACTTTTCAAATTTTTCCTACAATTACCATTATCATGTTTTTAGTGGCTTTTGTCATTATTCTTGTTTGTATCCAAAATTTTAGCTCTATCATGTTAAGCGGCGATGAATACAAGCTTATTGACCCAAGCAAGGTTTTAAGCTCCAAAGAAAATCAAATCCATCGCCTTTTATTAGAGCTTTTAGAAGAAGCTAAGCTTCATTTTGAGCCTAAGCTTTACATCATTAACGCCCCTTACATGAACGCTTTTGCGAGCGGGTGGGATGAATCTAATTCCCTTATCGCTCTTACAAGCGCTTTAATAGAGAAGTTGGATAGAGACGAATTAAAAGCCGTGATCGCTCATGAGCTCAGCCACATACGGCACAACGACATCCGCTTGACCATGTGCGTGGGGATTTTGAGCAATATCATGCTGTTAGTGGCTAATTTTAGCGTGTATTTTTTCATGGGGAATCGCAAGAATAGTGGGGCGAATTTAGCCCGAATGATTTTATGGGTTTTACAGATTATTTTGCCTTTTTTAACGCTTATTTTACAAATGTATTTGAGCCGCACACGAGAATACATGGCCGATAGCGGGGCGGCGTTTTTAATGCATGACAATAAGCCCATGATTAGAGCCTTGCAAAAAATTTCCAACGATTACACCAACAACGATTATAAAGAAATAGATAAAAATAGCACCCGATCAGCGGCCTATCTTTTTAACGCTGAAATGTTTAGCACCCACCCTAGCGTTAAAAATCGTATCCAATCCTTAAGAAGACGCGTGATCTAA
- the folE gene encoding GTP cyclohydrolase I FolE, with amino-acid sequence MENFFNQFFENIGEDKNREGLKETPKRVQELWKFLYKGYKEDPRVALKSAYFQGVCDEMIVAQNIEFYSTCEHHLLPFLGNISVGYIPKEKIVGISAIAKLIEIYSKRLQIQERLTTQIAETFDEIIEPRGMIVICEAKHLCMSMQGVQKQNAIIKTSVLRGLFKKDPKTRAEFMQLLKS; translated from the coding sequence ATGGAAAATTTTTTCAACCAATTTTTTGAAAACATCGGCGAAGACAAGAATCGAGAGGGTTTGAAAGAAACGCCTAAAAGGGTTCAAGAATTATGGAAATTCTTGTATAAAGGCTATAAAGAAGATCCTAGAGTGGCTTTAAAAAGCGCGTATTTTCAAGGCGTTTGCGATGAAATGATAGTGGCTCAAAACATTGAATTCTACTCCACTTGCGAGCACCATTTGCTCCCTTTTTTGGGGAATATTAGCGTGGGATATATCCCTAAGGAAAAGATTGTAGGCATTAGCGCGATCGCTAAACTCATTGAAATTTATAGCAAACGCCTACAAATCCAAGAAAGGCTGACCACTCAAATTGCAGAAACCTTTGATGAGATCATAGAGCCAAGGGGCATGATCGTGATTTGTGAAGCCAAGCATTTGTGCATGAGCATGCAAGGGGTGCAAAAGCAAAATGCGATCATTAAAACAAGCGTGTTAAGAGGCCTCTTCAAAAAAGACCCTAAAACCAGAGCTGAATTTATGCAACTCTTAAAATCTTAG
- the surE gene encoding 5'/3'-nucleotidase SurE, giving the protein MKKILLTNDDGYHAKGIKALEQALEEMAEIYVVAPKHEKSACSQCITITAPLRAEKIKGKEGRHYRIDDGTPSDCVYLAINELFKHVCFDLVISGINLGSNMGEDTIYSGTVAGAIEGTIQGVPSIAISQILSNKNKNTPLSFDLAQKIIQDLVQNVFTKGYPLKGRKLLNVNVPNCSLQEYQGERITPKGYRLYKKEVHKRTDPKNESYFWLGLHPLEWQKRENEDRLSDFDAIASNHASITPLNLDLTSYDDLKSLESWHEGMLK; this is encoded by the coding sequence ATGAAAAAAATTTTACTCACCAACGATGATGGCTACCATGCAAAAGGCATTAAAGCTTTAGAACAAGCTTTAGAAGAAATGGCAGAAATTTATGTGGTCGCCCCCAAGCATGAAAAAAGTGCATGCTCGCAATGCATCACTATCACCGCGCCTTTAAGAGCGGAGAAAATTAAGGGCAAAGAAGGCCGGCATTACAGGATTGATGATGGCACGCCAAGCGATTGTGTGTATCTGGCGATCAATGAGTTGTTTAAACATGTTTGTTTTGATTTGGTGATTTCAGGGATCAATCTTGGCTCTAACATGGGCGAAGACACGATTTATTCAGGAACGGTGGCCGGAGCGATTGAAGGCACGATCCAAGGTGTGCCTTCCATTGCGATTTCTCAAATCCTTTCTAACAAAAACAAAAACACTCCCTTAAGTTTTGATTTGGCTCAAAAGATCATCCAGGATTTAGTCCAAAACGTTTTCACCAAAGGCTACCCTTTAAAGGGGCGCAAACTCCTGAATGTGAATGTCCCTAATTGCTCCTTACAAGAATATCAAGGCGAACGCATCACTCCTAAGGGCTATAGGCTGTATAAAAAAGAAGTGCATAAACGAACAGACCCCAAAAATGAAAGCTATTTTTGGCTAGGGTTACACCCCTTAGAATGGCAAAAGCGCGAAAATGAAGACAGACTCTCTGATTTTGACGCTATCGCTTCAAACCATGCCTCTATCACGCCTTTAAATTTAGATTTAACCAGTTATGATGATCTAAAAAGCTTGGAATCTTGGCATGAGGGAATGTTAAAGTGA